taaattaaatgatttgtgatacgcgATCTTAAGTCCcaaattaattcaaatgatttgtgttACATGACCCAATTGGAgcacttcgaaacagtgaatcacttTGCGACGctatggtttaactgattcagagttttgaaaaacttttcaaaaacgtTTGCTTTTTCCATCGGGTTTCCATCActacatgcttttttaaattgttacaagCAGTGTCAAAATTCATAAATGATTGGCCCTTTTAATTTGatctaggttttttttttttttttgctagtgaatcatttgaaatgaatgatcaaagtcatAAGTTTTAAACTATCGGAGcgggttccagcgtaaatgactcactcaactgatttggttcatctgttcctcttttcgcatCTTCAACCATGTATACACAACATTGTCAGTattactactggcttagctctctagttttatgttgttgttttttttagtatagaTTTTTGCAATTATTGAAATCAAACACTtgaattgaaattaaaaacttattttaaagatacattgtctttcaataatttaacCACTTCTCatgtacctcttcaggaatattgctattttcaagggttttccggggcttaaaaagtttaaaaaaagtcaaactcaagtacttcaagcactttaaaggaacactccacttttttttaaaaaataggctcattttccaactcccctaaacagttgagttttaccgttttcgaatccttTCAGCCGAtttccgggtctggcggtagcacttttatcatagcttagcatagatcattgaatctgattagactgttagcatcttgctcaaaaatgaccaaagagtttgactcttctgtagttacattgtgtactaagacagatggaaaatgaaaagttgcgattttctaggccgatagggctaggaactatactctctgTTTAACTCTACactgtaacaaataaaaaacaatttgttgagtcagcttaaaataatttgttaccctgctgccttaaaattttaagttcagtcaactaaaataagtttattcaacttgaaatgttaagttgtactaagtaacaacttagatatttgtgtttgctaaacttaacagatgggtaagtaacccagctgccttaaaattttaggttgatttaactcaaatatctaagttgtcacttaatataatttaacatttcaagttgaataaactttttttgagttgactgaatttaaaattttaaggcagccaggttacaaattattttaagttgactcaacaaattgtttttttacagtgtaggggaGTTGGAAATTAAGcttattatcaaaaaaaaagtggagtgttcctttaagcaccttgtacgaaccctgttcGATGGTAAACGCcatgtcatgaaactctagatggtgcagGCTGGTAAGTTgttaatgcaaactgatgatattcacagcattaaacaacttggcacaagctgattgattcatgttgcatacgcagccaatgagcttgctgctcacATTTAAATTGCTGGTTAGTATTAACTAGAGCATTTTGCAGTGcactttcagagttcctctgaaacccatAGATCTGCTACGTTATTATacatgctatttgtgcagcagcagtatgtctgaAACACTCACAGCAGTATATCGCCGTACTTGTtttgcagcagcaataatctacaacaacagcaataaccaacagcagcagcaattcagcagcatagcagatctattcttCCAAGATCAAATACATTAGCagtgtcatatccattaccatgctaaaattcTGAAGCATTGTCATGATAGAACTTCCAACTGTCTGGGCAACTGTCATACATGTGTTTATGAGTTCACACTTCATGTAAATGTCAGCACATTGTGAAGTACATCGTCACTTCTCACGCGAGTTTCACTTGTATGACAGTTGGCTGGAAGCGACGttctatcatttaaaaaaaaatgtagatctatacaggtggagctggggaaggggAAGGGTTTCTGAACCACActgcaactgctacagcaagcactagccaagtgtttgaatgttgagcagcaagctcattggctctATGTCAGATTAAGTTAGACCTATCAGACTGCTATCTAGAGGTTCATGACAGAGCTTTtggatttaattaatataattctaAAGTAACCAGACATTAgaaataaaacatggaaaaatagCTATTTGAATAAAACGAATACCTTTTTTAACTGTGTTACTATCCTGGGTTATGGTGCATATAGGGCACAGCCACAGTTGGAGAGCCGCTAATTTAGTGCATTCACCCTGCAGTGTTCAATCAAGTTCAGATTTCGCCCACATCCCCACTGCAAAATGATATTTCCATTGCAATACCAAGCAAGAAAGTTTGAACAACCTTGGACAGCGTCTTAACACAGCCTACACAGGAACTGTAATTACAATTATACCACAATGATTGCAATTACTGTTAGTACAAATGACAATTACAATGATGGAATGAAAGGAAGGAAATTTTGTTTCCTGTTTCGGAAGAAGAGTAAAACTCAAAGTCATCATCATGAAGCATCTTTCTAATCAAGCTAATACTAAAACACGAATAACCTGTGAGTCAGCTACTACTGCTCATGAAAGAGTTGACATTTTTGAGAACTACTGTAATCCTGACCGTGGGAATTATACTGCCAGTGTTCACTCCTTTACTGCAAATTCCACTCTCCTCCACCAGTACTGCTAGTTTAGATACAACACTAAATCAATTTCACAGAGCTCCACTGGAGTGCATTCCACAGCGAGCCAAACCCCGGGTCCCCAGCACAGCGATCGTGAGATGAAGACAGGGTGTGTGCTTGAACAGACTTTACTAGagtgataaaataaaacatttgacagTATATAAGGACAGGCAGTGAGAATAAACACTGTATAATGCGATTAACATCACATTCCTGTTATCCCTCTAAGAACTCTCTGAGAGACGGAAAGGAAGGGAGAAAGAAGTCACAAAAAGAtaagagagggagaaagaaaagaaagaaaatggccTAGTTGTATCCTCAAGCATCTACAAAGGAGCTATTTCTGGTCCTTGGATGACAGCCAAAGCTAGACTACAAAAAATGTCCATCAGATCTGAATGAAAGTGTGAGGAGACATTAACGTCTGATATATCAGATATACTcagttttaataacatttttaggcaGAGTAAATACACAAGAGTGGCATTTTTAGAGCACATCTGGCTTTGATTACAAAACGTGTTATTGCCATATATTCCCTTTCGCTTACAAAAACATTCCTTCCCTTCCCCTATTCTTTCTGTCAatcatttttcacatttcacttGTAGATTTCCATGCTCAGATTTCATCCTTTCCACTAGCATCACCACATTTCCTTACCACTGCTGAATGCCTGCTTTTTCTCATTCACCCTTTCCAAATCAAACAGACTGTTTTGGCCACAGGCTGACAGAAGGTCTATGGCAGAGTCTTAAATGGAAATTCTTTGGCAGGAACATGACAGAATAAGCATATAATTCATAATGGTTAAATGTATAGCAGAAATCTGGGTGGTTCTCTTTTACAGAAATACTCAAATGTCAAGTACTAAGATTAAAGCTGGTGTTTACTTATAAATAAGCACTTTCATACCTCGCTGAAACGTAAAAGCAATTTTGATATCCTATCTGAATCCATGCCCACTGAAAACACAGAGTCAGCATGACAGAAAAAGAACTAGTGTGAACAACTGCTCAGGGATACAGACCATGAAAATCCCTTAAAGTACCTTAGTTTAGGCATTTATATACACAAAGTGACTGTGTTGATTTTGTGTGCTAGACAAGTAAGTAAGATTAAACAACAGCAAAGTGGTTGTAATGAGGCACTTCATTTCCTAaacctaaaatgtaagtcaatatTTATGGGAATGTTAAAGGATTATTTTGCCAtgctttcttcagtcaaaaagaaggtttttgaggaaaaattccaggattttctccatatagtggacttcaatggggatcatgggttgaaggtccaaattgcagtttcactgcagcttcaaagggctctacatgatcccaggcaaggaataagggtcttacatagcaaacattttctaaaaaatacaaattgtatACTGCGCTCTTATaatactccatcatttttggtcatacagataagagtaatacatcttttgaatctgtaatgacgtttatttgtgcacactcataataacaacaaaaccttgcgcttttgtaaaataattaaagcataCAAGATTTATCTGCCGTTTTGGTCTTTGTGAACTTGAGTGTGAAACTACGAAACTCTGTGCATACATGCCTGAAACatgagacatgaaaaatatatctatagagagtgcagtgtctacttttaaatgaaccaattcaaacagaaaacaaatattctcatgTGATCCAtataaaacatgcatacaggtgcatcactCCTGCGGAgatgagtcagtgtcgccgacttcatctcttaagccgaaaacaaagaaagcaacagtctattaataaattattaaaacattaatgcagtctccttgctgttttttcctgacacattcataattattatatctgagctgtggcaagctttttttgcatgagcttgagtgcttattaggctatgtaggcaattaaaggctcattattatgatttatatggtttattaataaatgtgcgacTAATTGTCAACTAATACTTAAAACGAACgactactagttgaccagaaaaatcttttctGGCAGCcctattaaaaagtatatatatttttaattttgtaaaataaaatgacagatcattttactagataagacccttatttcacagctgggattgtgtagagccctctgaagaccttcaacccgttgatctcCAATGAAGtcctctatatggagaaaaatcctggaatttcttcatttcttttcaactgaagaaagaaagacatgaacatcttggatgacatttacaagggtgagtaagttatcaggaaattttaattcaggagtgaactaatcctttaacacaATTCTTTTACTTCCTTGCAAGAACTCGTATTTCCTAAGGAAATCTGGGGAAATGAATTCTTTTTGAGAAATGGCTTCGTGATTTGCAGTTTCCctttttgcatatttgcataGGAGTGGCATGGACTTCTGAAATGAGAAGGAAAACCCCTCTCTGGATTTGGGTTTTTAGTAGCATGTAAATTCATGTTCCAGACTCATTTTTCCTTGACGGTTTCGGTTTTACAGGCATATGTACTTAGAAACTATCATCAAGCAACCAGTAACATAATACTTGTTACTCACAGATCATCATTTCAAGTTAACTTCGATTCGGATGTGACCGAAAGTGGAGATGTCCAAGTAAATGAGCTTTTAACTTTGTAATTAGCTCATCAATTTGCATTAGTTTGACTCATTGAGTCCAGTTCACAGACTGGATGTGAACATGATAGGCAGGCACTATAGCATAGACAGGGTAATAAGCTAATCACAGTCATGATAATGATAAGTAGGAAATCATCCAATTGACAAAGTTATCAGTCAGTCACAGTGACATGAAAGAAAGCTTCCCCATGGGacattttgtctgtattttgcACAATCACAACACCAATAAACTCAACAACTGCACTCTGAAGACTGTTGGAAAGTGTTGCTTTAGAAAAACGAATGCTACTTTTCTTACAATCTTTTTTTGTATCTGCCTCTTCCTCTGAGAAAGCGCCCCTGATGAGCAGGTATACTTAATAAACAGTAAAAGCTGCATGCACAAAGACAAGCAGACACCACATACTACGCCACACCAAATGTCCCCGTCTTCCTGCTGTGAGAAGTTCTTCACATGCTGGTGTTTATTTCTTACCATATGTTTTCAGCAATGCTAATTAGCCAAATATGCACTTCTTTTGATTCTAAAGGTGTGTTTGCAGAGAAAAAAGACTTAGGCATTGATTCACACTTGGTTTCATTTCAGAGAgcctaaatataaatatctgcGGTATAAACAAATATCAAATTCTACTCAACTTGgcaataaatcacattttccaCTGGTGCAACTGTGGACTGTGAGCCAGTCACATGATAGTATGATATAACATACATAGAGACcttaaaaacatacacaggTTTTGCGGTTCCAAATCGCTCCATCTAAGAGTACCTTACAAAACAAGTACATAATGACAACAATATCAATGCCAGAAAACCACATAATGCGCACAGCTAATGCGTAACAATATTTACGCACAAGAGAGACTGTATACCTCTCGGTGGACTTCTAAACAGATTCCCTGCCAAGAAAAATCTGTGTAGCCAATTACACGCAGAGCAAAATCAAGCTCCATTTTGGTACCTAACTAGTAAAACAGTGGGAGATAAATAAGACCATAGACTCTCAATGCTGTAATAAAATAGTCTTATTTCACTGTTCAAAGTCTGTGATTATTTCTACAAGCATTCCATGCATTTTCTCACCTAGTTAATGGGAACAAACGGATACTGAATGTTACAACTGAACTTTTCAGTGCCAAGcactgaaaattatttttagattgtaCCAGTTCTTTTTCAGAATGGCATCTGAGCAGTGGTAGTTGTTTGttacatgcaaacaaaaaataatctcATGCATTCTCACCTGATGTTCTTATGCCTCCAGCTGAGCAATCCTTCATCAGTGAGCTTCCAGGTCTCATTATGTTCCTTGAAGCAGGCTGAACTTCACCCATACTCCTTTGAGCTGTCATTCGACTGTACGCACTGCTAGCAAGGTTGGGGTTCCTCAGGAAAGTGTGATGGTGGATGGCTCTCTCTGCTAGGGGGGGTGATGGTAGGTCTTCATCACCTTCATCATCATCGTCCTGGTACCCTGACCCAGCTTCTGGGTTCAGAACCCTGTTTCCCGGCTCTACCTGACTGCTCTCTCTCCACCTCCATGGCTGATGATGCTCTGCCCACCTAACTTTTGATACAGGTCTTAGATGTGCAGGTCCTATATATGAAAGTGGTGAACTTTTGTGTTTCTCTGCTTGTTTTGAAGGTGTTGATGAAGAGCATGGGGAATTTGAGGGCGGCCCCCTTCTGAAATGGTCTTTCCTGATCTTGCCTTGTCCTAGCATACCCTCTACTCCTTCTCTTTCTCTAACCCTATCATCCACAAACCTTTTATCTCTAGCCTGCTCTCTGTTGTCTTCTCTTTGCCAGCTATTTCTACTGAACCAGTCACTGGGGGAATGAGATGTTACATTAGCGTACGTCCCCTGTGGCTTCCCACCGCAAAGTACGGAGTCACGTCTCAGAAACTTGTGCTTTCTTTTATGGAACTTTGAAGGGGTTAAAATGGGATTTTTGGAGTAGGGGTGCACATAAGAGGGTAAAAAGGGTGATGATGGGTATATCGTTGCAGATGGAGGGTATCCTCTATACAGTCCAAAACCAAATGAAGTGGTGGAGAGTGGCATTTTGTATGGCGGGTGGTAACAGCCACCTCCTGACAGTGGGAACCCAAGTTTGTGCACTACTGGACAATGTGTGACAATATGTTCACCAGGTTGAGAAGGACACCCATTGTTCCTCTTAAAATCTGCCATTCCGACATAATGCAGAGAATCACGTGAAAAGTCTGACTGAGGTGAGTAGTAACCACTGAAGTTGATCTGAAACATAGCTGGATGATGAAGGTTTTGCGGTAGACACTGAAGAACGTGAGGGTGAGCTTTTCCTTTCCCACTCTTCCGTCCAGATTTTGCTTCATCCCCACACCCTCGTAACGAGATATGATGCACAATGCGAATCGCACTAAGTCTGACCACTAATTCCTCAATCTCTGCCAGAAAGGCAGGGTCTTGTCTTTTGGCCCTGAGTTGAAGATACTTTTTCTTACATTTGTGTTTATGCCTCCTGATCTTATCATGGCTGAAGCAATTGTGACCTTTTCTATGGCACTTGTATTTGAGACTTTCCTGCTCCATCAAGACAGATCGTCCAAGGTGTGTAGATCTGCGGTCTTGAATCCTTACAGAGCCCAACTGGGATGTGGCTGAAGGGCACGGTGTAGACTGCGAGGAGGACGGAGTTTTCGATTTCTCTTCGTGCACTGGTTTAACTTTTTGGGAGCTGGTTACCTTCGGAGCAGAATGTTGATCATATTCACGGTTCCCAAGATGAAGCTTTCTTCGGAAAGAACTAGGAGTGGGCGAAGGGGACTCGAGATGTTTAAATGAGTAGGTAGACCCGCACAAAGGAGACTGGCTATCAAACGAATGGCTATGTTCACCAGAGGTGGACCAAGAGTTTAGCTGATTAGAAGACTCTGTCAAGACTTGCTGGGACTTTTGTCCCACAACTTGTTCAGAGTCTTGCCCAGGAGTTTCTTTTTGAGTTTTAGGTTTACGACCTCTCCTCTTTCCTATGTAGATAGTCCCACGTTTGCTGATATTAATTTGAGGACCAAGCTTTCCACCAAAAGAGTTAACAAGTGAGGATAAAGAGTGAGCTCCATCTGAAGCCGAACTATTGGCATCACCTTCATTGTCTTTCTGAGTAAAACCAGATTTGTAACTTTGGCTCTGCCCTGAAAGAAACTGTGTGAGTACTTTATCCTTTTTCTTGACTCTCATCttattaatatttgtgataattGTCTTCATTATCAACCTGTTTCGTTTGCGGCTGATTTGAGCATCTCTAGCTTTAGACAAGGAGGGTTTGAGTTTTCCTTCAGCACCCTTCTTCCCAGATGCTGAGTTTAGTGACTTAGATCTCTTTTTCTGGGCAGACGAGGAACATTTGGAATGACCGAGTGTTTTGGGAGTTGGCTTTGGGAGATTCTCTGGATCAGGGACATTCGCATGTTCAATTATGGGGAATTTAGTAGAGGATTTTTGAGACTTACTTTCCTGAAGAGTCCCTTCCAACCTGGTCACTTTTGGACGACCCCTTTTCTTAGGAGGGGACTCAAAGGAAAAGGTTTCTGAACTGGGTGGTGCATTTTGGAGTTGTTTAGATTTAGGAGGTTGTCCAACTTGTCTTGATTTACCCTGCTGTGATGACAATGCCTTTGATGACTTTATGGAAGGAATTTTTTTAAGGTTTGATTTTTGTGGTATCTTTTTACAGGCAGCAGAACTAACATTTGCGGTCTTCGCCAGATCCATCTTCTCACCTTGATTTTCCATCTTAGTCATCTGAACACTTCTTTGTTTCTTCTGTGACAAGATGTTTTGTTTGGGATGTAAAGGTGGCTCATCACTTGGAACAGAACTGTTAAATTGAGAATCTGCACTCCCAGGGGTTTGAGAGGAACACGGCACATCTTTGTCCTGGTTTGAACTATGCCTAGCTCTTTTCTTATTCTTGTCAGTGATATGCCCCACCCTACTACCATCTTTTGGCTGTACAGCAACAGCTTGGGCAGGTTCCATTGTCATCTTTCTGGTGCCATCTATGGCATCACTTTCATTATACTTCTTATTTCTACCTCTATTCTCCAGTGACTCTGGCGTACAAGTGCTGTTCTCAGGAGTTGCTGATTCGGCAGATTTATCTGAAGCAGTAAGGAGCAACGGTGTCTTGATAGAGGGACTCTGCTGATGCAATAACCCATTTTCCTTACTCCTACTGTTAGTTATGGTGTTACTCATGTTTTTGGAACATGCAGAATCTCCATCTTCTTTCTctgttgtatttaaaacattgtcAACATTACTTTCCCTGATTCTGCTCTTTTTTGGAGGGCAGGGAGTTTGCTTTACTAAACTATCACCAGATGATATTGGAAATGATGTGGTTTCATTGTCATTTTCAACACTGGAAGAAGACTGCTGAGATGTCTGGGCATTCAACGTCATATCATTTGAACCATGTGAACTGAGGGAGGAGGTCATTGCTTCTCCAGTTGGGTGATCATCTGCCTTGTCTTTTTGAGCATTTAAAACTTGGGTGCTGTCTTGTTGACTGGAGCTCTGTTGTAATGAGGAAGGTGGAGAAGGAGCAGCTGGAGGTGAATACGTCTGCTTCAACAAGGTAGAGGAGGTTATCCTATCTGAAAGTGGTACTTTGCTATCTGTGTGTGGTTGAACTGCATACGAAGGTCCATCTGATGTTAATAATGACTTTGAGTCAGTCTTCCTCATGTGCTTTGATGGAGCCTGTTGGAAGAAAGGACATGTGTTGACCAGAATTCATCAGGAAATGTCTGAAGATATTCAGTCATTCAGGTCACTCAAGGATATCCAGTGAAATTAAATCAAAGGCAGCCTGGAGTAGCTATAAATTTGAGGAAATGTGACAGGCGATGACTCCGACAGACTTTGACTTAATTTCACtgacattttataataacaCATCACTAAAGAGTCACGGtaaataaggtttttttatttattaattactcattttGTGTAACCACTACATGGTACTATGATCTGGGGATTTTAGAAGCATCTGGGTGAATTAGACAGAAGTACATGGCACATGACATTcgagcaaaaataaaacaaacaagaggAATATATTTAGCTCTAGGCTTTCCAGTAACTGTTTGTTGGTCATAAGAACAAAACTGAATAACAGTGCAGATGAAGGACTTCCAACTACATATTTGTCAGTTTATGGGAGAGGGAGACAAAAAGATTGAGAATGACAGTAACAAAGAGAAGATAAGATCTGAGTGAGCAAAAAAAGACCGAGATAAATTGAAGGGatgtaaaaatagataaaaaatgtcaaaccaCTGGTGGCTAAAAATGGCAAGATACAGAGAGAAaaagcattttgtcattttattttttaaactagatataaagaaacaaagaaagaaagaaaagaactgAAATAGCTACCTTCTTAGAGGCTGTAATGACTGGTGTAGAGTCAGCTTTTTTGGATGTAGTGGGAAGCCTTGTGGATGCTTTTGGAGAAATGCAATCTTTTTTCTGAATCTCACGATGTGATTGTTTGGCCCCTCTGATTTCAGGGCTGGAGACTTCACCTCCACATGAACTATGACTATCTCCATGTGAAAGCCTCTGAGAGATTCTGATTGTGGGCCTGCATATGAAGTTCTCAAGGCTCTTTGGGGGCTTCTTTGTCCGTTTTGCTCCAAcgccaattttcatttttaaatttccaTCTGACTGGTCAGACTTTGTATCTGTGAATTCCCCCGGACTagtctgctgctgctgcttagCTTCAATGGTAATACTCTTTGAGGAAGCTTCTAGTTCACCCCCTTTGGTTTTTCTCATCCTCTTCCTGTCTTCTGTCCTCTCACTTTGTTCTTCTTTCTCCACTCTAGGTGTTGTCTTTTGCCTTTTCTTATCCATTTGAACTTTCAGAGTAGTAGACGTGAATGGGTGAAGTACTTTGACAGTCAAAGTTTTGTCAATAATTAATGTTCAGCTTATGAGACACGATAATGTCACGTTTTTCAGTCTTATTTAACACTCTTCTTACATCTCACTTGACTTGAGAGAGCAATACGGTATTGGTACCATGAAAAGGGctataataaaaggaaaaacaagaaaaaaaaaacattag
The sequence above is drawn from the Labeo rohita strain BAU-BD-2019 chromosome 16, IGBB_LRoh.1.0, whole genome shotgun sequence genome and encodes:
- the LOC127177994 gene encoding histone-lysine N-methyltransferase ASH1L isoform X4; this translates as MDKKRQKTTPRVEKEEQSERTEDRKRMRKTKGGELEASSKSITIEAKQQQQTSPGEFTDTKSDQSDGNLKMKIGVGAKRTKKPPKSLENFICRPTIRISQRLSHGDSHSSCGGEVSSPEIRGAKQSHREIQKKDCISPKASTRLPTTSKKADSTPVITASKKAPSKHMRKTDSKSLLTSDGPSYAVQPHTDSKVPLSDRITSSTLLKQTYSPPAAPSPPSSLQQSSSQQDSTQVLNAQKDKADDHPTGEAMTSSLSSHGSNDMTLNAQTSQQSSSSVENDNETTSFPISSGDSLVKQTPCPPKKSRIRESNVDNVLNTTEKEDGDSACSKNMSNTITNSRSKENGLLHQQSPSIKTPLLLTASDKSAESATPENSTCTPESLENRGRNKKYNESDAIDGTRKMTMEPAQAVAVQPKDGSRVGHITDKNKKRARHSSNQDKDVPCSSQTPGSADSQFNSSVPSDEPPLHPKQNILSQKKQRSVQMTKMENQGEKMDLAKTANVSSAACKKIPQKSNLKKIPSIKSSKALSSQQGKSRQVGQPPKSKQLQNAPPSSETFSFESPPKKRGRPKVTRLEGTLQESKSQKSSTKFPIIEHANVPDPENLPKPTPKTLGHSKCSSSAQKKRSKSLNSASGKKGAEGKLKPSLSKARDAQISRKRNRLIMKTIITNINKMRVKKKDKVLTQFLSGQSQSYKSGFTQKDNEGDANSSASDGAHSLSSLVNSFGGKLGPQINISKRGTIYIGKRRGRKPKTQKETPGQDSEQVVGQKSQQVLTESSNQLNSWSTSGEHSHSFDSQSPLCGSTYSFKHLESPSPTPSSFRRKLHLGNREYDQHSAPKVTSSQKVKPVHEEKSKTPSSSQSTPCPSATSQLGSVRIQDRRSTHLGRSVLMEQESLKYKCHRKGHNCFSHDKIRRHKHKCKKKYLQLRAKRQDPAFLAEIEELVVRLSAIRIVHHISLRGCGDEAKSGRKSGKGKAHPHVLQCLPQNLHHPAMFQINFSGYYSPQSDFSRDSLHYVGMADFKRNNGCPSQPGEHIVTHCPVVHKLGFPLSGGGCYHPPYKMPLSTTSFGFGLYRGYPPSATIYPSSPFLPSYVHPYSKNPILTPSKFHKRKHKFLRRDSVLCGGKPQGTYANVTSHSPSDWFSRNSWQREDNREQARDKRFVDDRVREREGVEGMLGQGKIRKDHFRRGPPSNSPCSSSTPSKQAEKHKSSPLSYIGPAHLRPVSKVRWAEHHQPWRWRESSQVEPGNRVLNPEAGSGYQDDDDEGDEDLPSPPLAERAIHHHTFLRNPNLASSAYSRMTAQRSMGEVQPASRNIMRPGSSLMKDCSAGGIRTSESFQPGGSLFSEHFSASPSLNEGQERERREKRPNISRTHFQTNDIRPFSSCTATKISLSNLNNSKNTAQSKRKLKHVKKPLKKKNPRGQEVTGSEVKRRGRGRPRKNPAPCFSPPLPATPLHFEATECPAKRKKGERDDYTVLSAIESMAQHEKRKRRKKRDEMRSDDRQLDEGKDATLSQEPSQSHIDTSSPSKDPSVSVNSQAEKSPDMAAEKIYEWAGLYSNVYKSENPTSLSSPVHTDCLDYDPEEHEHGLLPAPIHVGKYLRLKRIDFQLPYDIYRLCAQEKRPKKSRKNPRKTAPSNRRQFL
- the LOC127177994 gene encoding histone-lysine N-methyltransferase ASH1L isoform X5, coding for MDKKRQKTTPRVEKEEQSERTEDRKRMRKTKGGELEASSKSITIEAKQQQQTSPGEFTDTKSDQSDGNLKMKIGVGAKRTKKPPKSLENFICRPTIRISQRLSHGDSHSSCGGEVSSPEIRGAKQSHREIQKKDCISPKASTRLPTTSKKADSTPVITASKKAPSKHMRKTDSKSLLTSDGPSYAVQPHTDSKVPLSDRITSSTLLKQTYSPPAAPSPPSSLQQSSSQQDSTQVLNAQKDKADDHPTGEAMTSSLSSHGSNDMTLNAQTSQQSSSSVENDNETTSFPISSGDSLVKQTPCPPKKSRIRESNVDNVLNTTEKEDGDSACSKNMSNTITNSRSKENGLLHQQSPSIKTPLLLTASDKSAESATPENSTCTPESLENRGRNKKYNESDAIDGTRKMTMEPAQAVAVQPKDGSRVGHITDKNKKRARHSSNQDKDVPCSSQTPGSADSQFNSSVPSDEPPLHPKQNILSQKKQRSVQMTKMENQGEKMDLAKTANVSSAACKKIPQKSNLKKIPSIKSSKALSSQQGKSRQVGQPPKSKQLQNAPPSSETFSFESPPKKRGRPKVTRLEGTLQESKSQKSSTKFPIIEHANVPDPENLPKPTPKTLGHSKCSSSAQKKRSKSLNSASGKKGAEGKLKPSLSKARDAQISRKRNRLIMKTIITNINKMRVKKKDKVLTQFLSGQSQSYKSGFTQKDNEGDANSSASDGAHSLSSLVNSFGGKLGPQINISKRGTIYIGKRRGRKPKTQKETPGQDSEQVVGQKSQQVLTESSNQLNSWSTSGEHSHSFDSQSPLCGSTYSFKHLESPSPTPSSFRRKLHLGNREYDQHSAPKVTSSQKVKPVHEEKSKTPSSSQSTPCPSATSQLGSVRIQDRRSTHLGRSVLMEQESLKYKCHRKGHNCFSHDKIRRHKHKCKKKYLQLRAKRQDPAFLAEIEELVVRLSAIRIVHHISLRGCGDEAKSGRKSGKGKAHPHVLQCLPQNLHHPAMFQINFSGYYSPQSDFSRDSLHYVGMADFKRNNGCPSQPGEHIVTHCPVVHKLGFPLSGGGCYHPPYKMPLSTTSFGFGLYRGYPPSATIYPSSPFLPSYVHPYSKNPILTPSKFHKRKHKFLRRDSVLCGGKPQGTYANVTSHSPSDWFSRNSWQREDNREQARDKRFVDDRVREREGVEGMLGQGKIRKDHFRRGPPSNSPCSSSTPSKQAEKHKSSPLSYIGPAHLRPVSKVRWAEHHQPWRWRESSQVEPGNRVLNPEAGSGYQDDDDEGDEDLPSPPLAERAIHHHTFLRNPNLASSAYSRMTAQRSMGEVQPASRNIMRPGSSLMKDCSAGGIRTSESFQPGGSLFSEHFSASPSLNEGQERERREKRPNISRTHFQTNDIRPFSSCTATKISLSNLNNSKNTAQSKRKLKHVKKPLKKKNPRGQEVTGSEVKRRGRGRPRKNPAPCFSPPLPATPLHFEATECPAKRKKGERDDYTVLSAIESMAQHEKRKRRKKRDEMRSDDRQLDEGKDATLSQEPSQSHIDTSSPSKDPSVSVNSQAEKSPDMAAEKIYEWAGLYSNVYKSENPTSLSSPVHTDCLDYDPEEHEHGLLPAPIHESI